A window of Sander vitreus isolate 19-12246 chromosome 18, sanVit1, whole genome shotgun sequence contains these coding sequences:
- the LOC144533118 gene encoding adenosine 5'-monophosphoramidase HINT3-like isoform X1, giving the protein MGNMARNKSETCIFCLIANDQDKETEIIKKNKELVCFRDIDPAAPHHYLVVPIQHIHSCLSLHSGHIGLVKRMAEMGKTVLHDQGVTDMKDIRFLLHETAHPAGISCNWSWHPVPVRDIAQGHCKAFTTSTFYFVARLGFHQPPFTSVDHLHLHVLAPSSQISECMQYKFIPRTNRFVTEECLQKRLKDNAPPVISEESLNPNEPHGKDALCFPCWNTTAMAAL; this is encoded by the exons ATGGGAAATATGGCGAGAAACAAATCAGAAACTTGTATTTTCTGCTTGATAGCCAACGACCAAGACAAAGAAACTGAAATCATTAAAAAG AACAAGGAGCTGGTGTGTTTTAGAGACATTGACCCTGCTGCTCCTCACCATTACCTGGTTGTACCCATACAGCACATACACAGCTGCCTCTCACTGCACAGCGGACACATCGGCCTCG TTAAAAGGATGGCTGAAATGGGGAAAACTGTACTCCACGACCAAGGGGTCACTGATATGAAGGACATAAG GTTCCTCCTCCACGAAACGGCTCATCCCGCTGGTATCAGTTGCAACTGGTCCTGGCATCCCGTTCCCGTCCGTGATATTGCGCAAGGCCATTGCAAGGCCTTCACAACTTCTACTTTCTACTTCGTTGCTAG GCTTGGGTTCCACCAGCCTCCCTTCACTTCAGTGGATCACCTCCACCTGCATGTGCTCGCCCCCTCCAGCCAAATCTCTGAGTGCATGCAGTATAAGTTCATTCCAAGGACCAACAGGTTTGTTACT GAAGAATGTCTCCAGAAGCGTCTAAAGGATAATGCTCCACCAGTCATCTCAGAGGAGTCTTTGAACCCGAATGAGCCACATGGAAAGGATGCTTTGTGTTTCCCATGTTGGAACACTACAGCAATGGCAGCATTATAA
- the LOC144533118 gene encoding uncharacterized protein LOC144533118 isoform X6, whose translation MAEMGKTVLHDQGVTDMKDIRFLLHETAHPAGISCNWSWHPVPVRDIAQGHCKAFTTSTFYFVARLGFHQPPFTSVDHLHLHVLAPSSQISECMQYKFIPRTNRFVTEECLQKRLKDNAPPVISEESLNPNEPHGKDALCFPCWNTTAMAAL comes from the exons ATGGCTGAAATGGGGAAAACTGTACTCCACGACCAAGGGGTCACTGATATGAAGGACATAAG GTTCCTCCTCCACGAAACGGCTCATCCCGCTGGTATCAGTTGCAACTGGTCCTGGCATCCCGTTCCCGTCCGTGATATTGCGCAAGGCCATTGCAAGGCCTTCACAACTTCTACTTTCTACTTCGTTGCTAG GCTTGGGTTCCACCAGCCTCCCTTCACTTCAGTGGATCACCTCCACCTGCATGTGCTCGCCCCCTCCAGCCAAATCTCTGAGTGCATGCAGTATAAGTTCATTCCAAGGACCAACAGGTTTGTTACT GAAGAATGTCTCCAGAAGCGTCTAAAGGATAATGCTCCACCAGTCATCTCAGAGGAGTCTTTGAACCCGAATGAGCCACATGGAAAGGATGCTTTGTGTTTCCCATGTTGGAACACTACAGCAATGGCAGCATTATAA
- the LOC144533118 gene encoding adenosine 5'-monophosphoramidase HINT3-like isoform X2: MGNMARNKSETCIFCLIANDQDKETEIIKKNKELVCFRDIDPAAPHHYLVVPIQHIHSCLSLHSGHIGLVKRMAEMGKTVLHDQGVTDMKDIRFLLHETAHPAGISCNWSWHPVPVRDIAQGHCKAFTTSTFYFVARLGFHQPPFTSVDHLHLHVLAPSSQISECMQYKFIPRTNRFVTNVSRSV; encoded by the exons ATGGGAAATATGGCGAGAAACAAATCAGAAACTTGTATTTTCTGCTTGATAGCCAACGACCAAGACAAAGAAACTGAAATCATTAAAAAG AACAAGGAGCTGGTGTGTTTTAGAGACATTGACCCTGCTGCTCCTCACCATTACCTGGTTGTACCCATACAGCACATACACAGCTGCCTCTCACTGCACAGCGGACACATCGGCCTCG TTAAAAGGATGGCTGAAATGGGGAAAACTGTACTCCACGACCAAGGGGTCACTGATATGAAGGACATAAG GTTCCTCCTCCACGAAACGGCTCATCCCGCTGGTATCAGTTGCAACTGGTCCTGGCATCCCGTTCCCGTCCGTGATATTGCGCAAGGCCATTGCAAGGCCTTCACAACTTCTACTTTCTACTTCGTTGCTAG GCTTGGGTTCCACCAGCCTCCCTTCACTTCAGTGGATCACCTCCACCTGCATGTGCTCGCCCCCTCCAGCCAAATCTCTGAGTGCATGCAGTATAAGTTCATTCCAAGGACCAACAGGTTTGTTACT AATGTCTCCAGAAGCGTCTAA
- the LOC144533118 gene encoding adenosine 5'-monophosphoramidase HINT3-like isoform X3 has protein sequence MGNMARNKSETCIFCLIANDQDKETEIIKKNKELVCFRDIDPAAPHHYLVVPIQHIHSCLSLHSGHIGLVKRMAEMGKTVLHDQGVTDMKDIRFLLHETAHPAGISCNWSWHPVPVRDIAQGHCKAFTTSTFYFVARLGFHQPPFTSVDHLHLHVLAPSSQISECMQYKFIPRTNRMSPEASKG, from the exons ATGGGAAATATGGCGAGAAACAAATCAGAAACTTGTATTTTCTGCTTGATAGCCAACGACCAAGACAAAGAAACTGAAATCATTAAAAAG AACAAGGAGCTGGTGTGTTTTAGAGACATTGACCCTGCTGCTCCTCACCATTACCTGGTTGTACCCATACAGCACATACACAGCTGCCTCTCACTGCACAGCGGACACATCGGCCTCG TTAAAAGGATGGCTGAAATGGGGAAAACTGTACTCCACGACCAAGGGGTCACTGATATGAAGGACATAAG GTTCCTCCTCCACGAAACGGCTCATCCCGCTGGTATCAGTTGCAACTGGTCCTGGCATCCCGTTCCCGTCCGTGATATTGCGCAAGGCCATTGCAAGGCCTTCACAACTTCTACTTTCTACTTCGTTGCTAG GCTTGGGTTCCACCAGCCTCCCTTCACTTCAGTGGATCACCTCCACCTGCATGTGCTCGCCCCCTCCAGCCAAATCTCTGAGTGCATGCAGTATAAGTTCATTCCAAGGACCAACAG AATGTCTCCAGAAGCGTCTAAAGGATAA
- the LOC144533118 gene encoding adenosine 5'-monophosphoramidase HINT3-like isoform X4 gives MGNMARNKSETCIFCLIANDQDKETEIIKKNKELVCFRDIDPAAPHHYLVVPIQHIHSCLSLHSGHIGLVKRMAEMGKTVLHDQGVTDMKDIRFLLHETAHPAGISCNWSWHPVPVRDIAQGHCKAFTTSTFYFVARLGFHQPPFTSVDHLHLHVLAPSSQISECMQYKFIPRTNRKNVSRSV, from the exons ATGGGAAATATGGCGAGAAACAAATCAGAAACTTGTATTTTCTGCTTGATAGCCAACGACCAAGACAAAGAAACTGAAATCATTAAAAAG AACAAGGAGCTGGTGTGTTTTAGAGACATTGACCCTGCTGCTCCTCACCATTACCTGGTTGTACCCATACAGCACATACACAGCTGCCTCTCACTGCACAGCGGACACATCGGCCTCG TTAAAAGGATGGCTGAAATGGGGAAAACTGTACTCCACGACCAAGGGGTCACTGATATGAAGGACATAAG GTTCCTCCTCCACGAAACGGCTCATCCCGCTGGTATCAGTTGCAACTGGTCCTGGCATCCCGTTCCCGTCCGTGATATTGCGCAAGGCCATTGCAAGGCCTTCACAACTTCTACTTTCTACTTCGTTGCTAG GCTTGGGTTCCACCAGCCTCCCTTCACTTCAGTGGATCACCTCCACCTGCATGTGCTCGCCCCCTCCAGCCAAATCTCTGAGTGCATGCAGTATAAGTTCATTCCAAGGACCAACAG GAAGAATGTCTCCAGAAGCGTCTAA
- the LOC144533118 gene encoding adenosine 5'-monophosphoramidase HINT3-like isoform X5: MGNMARNKSETCIFCLIANDQDKETEIIKKNKELVCFRDIDPAAPHHYLVVPIQHIHSCLSLHSGHIGLVKRMAEMGKTVLHDQGVTDMKDIRLGFHQPPFTSVDHLHLHVLAPSSQISECMQYKFIPRTNRFVTEECLQKRLKDNAPPVISEESLNPNEPHGKDALCFPCWNTTAMAAL; this comes from the exons ATGGGAAATATGGCGAGAAACAAATCAGAAACTTGTATTTTCTGCTTGATAGCCAACGACCAAGACAAAGAAACTGAAATCATTAAAAAG AACAAGGAGCTGGTGTGTTTTAGAGACATTGACCCTGCTGCTCCTCACCATTACCTGGTTGTACCCATACAGCACATACACAGCTGCCTCTCACTGCACAGCGGACACATCGGCCTCG TTAAAAGGATGGCTGAAATGGGGAAAACTGTACTCCACGACCAAGGGGTCACTGATATGAAGGACATAAG GCTTGGGTTCCACCAGCCTCCCTTCACTTCAGTGGATCACCTCCACCTGCATGTGCTCGCCCCCTCCAGCCAAATCTCTGAGTGCATGCAGTATAAGTTCATTCCAAGGACCAACAGGTTTGTTACT GAAGAATGTCTCCAGAAGCGTCTAAAGGATAATGCTCCACCAGTCATCTCAGAGGAGTCTTTGAACCCGAATGAGCCACATGGAAAGGATGCTTTGTGTTTCCCATGTTGGAACACTACAGCAATGGCAGCATTATAA